The proteins below are encoded in one region of Microbispora sp. NBC_01189:
- a CDS encoding amino acid deaminase/aldolase — translation MDDRQRLDQATAHLEPPFAVLDMDALRSNAAGMVRRARGKPIRVASKSIRCRAVLERVLAVDGFSGVMAFTLPEALWLVSTGLRDVLVAYPTADRTALRALGSDETAAREITVTVDSPEHLDLIESLRTPHPIRVCLDVDAGFVAFGGRFRAGALRSPVREPGQAAAVAADVAGRSGLRLAGLMAYEAQIAGVGDDVPGPYGGAVRWMQRRSRRELAVRRGRIVRAVRQVADLEFVNGGGTGSIEKTIAERAITEVAAGSGFFHPRLFDFYRGFTGRPAALFALPVVRRPSPGVVTVLGGGYPASGAAGPTRLPQPYLPEGLRYHPDEGAGEVQTPLLGEAAAGLRLGDRVWFRHAKAGELCERFPVLHLVEGDRVAEEVPTYRGEGMAFL, via the coding sequence ATGGACGACCGGCAGCGCCTCGACCAGGCGACGGCCCACCTGGAGCCCCCCTTCGCGGTCCTCGACATGGACGCCCTGCGGTCGAACGCGGCCGGCATGGTGCGCCGGGCCCGGGGCAAGCCCATCCGCGTCGCGAGCAAGTCGATCCGCTGCCGGGCCGTGCTGGAGCGGGTCCTGGCCGTGGACGGCTTCTCGGGAGTCATGGCGTTCACGCTGCCCGAGGCGTTGTGGCTGGTCTCCACCGGCCTGCGGGACGTGCTCGTGGCGTACCCGACGGCCGACCGGACGGCCCTGCGGGCCCTGGGGTCGGACGAGACCGCGGCCCGGGAGATCACGGTGACGGTCGACTCCCCCGAGCACCTCGATCTGATCGAGAGTCTTCGGACGCCTCACCCGATCCGCGTCTGCCTCGACGTCGACGCGGGCTTCGTGGCCTTCGGCGGCAGGTTCCGCGCGGGCGCGCTGCGGTCGCCGGTCCGGGAGCCCGGGCAGGCCGCCGCCGTCGCCGCCGACGTCGCCGGGCGCTCCGGGCTGCGCCTGGCCGGGCTCATGGCGTACGAGGCGCAGATCGCCGGGGTGGGCGACGACGTCCCCGGGCCGTACGGCGGGGCGGTGCGCTGGATGCAGCGGCGGTCACGCCGCGAACTGGCCGTACGGCGCGGCCGGATCGTGCGGGCCGTACGGCAGGTCGCGGACCTGGAGTTCGTCAACGGCGGCGGCACGGGAAGCATCGAGAAAACCATCGCCGAGCGGGCGATCACCGAGGTCGCGGCGGGCTCGGGATTCTTCCACCCCCGGTTGTTCGACTTCTATCGCGGCTTCACCGGCCGGCCCGCGGCGCTGTTCGCCCTGCCGGTGGTGCGCCGGCCCTCGCCGGGAGTCGTGACCGTGCTCGGCGGGGGCTATCCCGCCTCCGGCGCGGCCGGGCCCACCCGGCTCCCCCAGCCGTACCTGCCGGAGGGGCTCCGCTACCACCCGGACGAGGGAGCGGGCGAGGTGCAGACCCCCCTGCTCGGGGAGGCCGCGGCGGGGCTGCGCCTCGGCGACCGCGTCTGGTTCCGTCACGCCAAGGCCGGGGAGCTGTGCGAGCGGTTCCCCGTGCTGCACCTCGTCGAGGGAGACCGGGTGGCCGAGGAGGTGCCGACGTACCGGGGCGAGGGCATGGCGTTCCTCTGA
- a CDS encoding DUF6286 domain-containing protein, whose translation MSILQEILTGSSATSARSTGSAGGPDGSGGSGGPGDSGGDVRAEHAEYAEYPEDAVRATGGGTVIRSGTAGWARSDEGAGRGGTTVPEEGTAGRRGAARLLWPGRTPAAIVVAAVLALLGWGLTVQAVAVMLGVSLPWRLPPRLLNLTLADPAVPLAAVGMIVCGAGLVALAVVPGRPRLVPLRCADPLLAMGLTRVGLRRTLISSAREVEDVRRANVHILRGRIEVTVVTGTARTGAVLREVGAAVGDRLAGLGVQARHEVVVRLRGRGN comes from the coding sequence ATGAGCATCCTGCAGGAGATCCTGACGGGTTCGTCGGCCACGAGCGCCAGGAGCACCGGCAGCGCCGGCGGCCCCGATGGCTCCGGCGGATCCGGCGGCCCCGGGGATTCCGGCGGGGACGTGCGCGCGGAACACGCCGAGTACGCCGAATACCCGGAGGACGCGGTACGCGCCACGGGAGGCGGAACCGTCATCCGTTCCGGGACCGCCGGCTGGGCCCGGAGCGACGAGGGCGCCGGAAGAGGCGGCACGACCGTTCCCGAGGAGGGCACGGCCGGCCGTCGTGGCGCCGCACGACTCCTGTGGCCGGGGCGTACCCCCGCCGCGATCGTCGTCGCCGCCGTGCTCGCCCTGCTCGGCTGGGGGCTCACCGTCCAGGCCGTCGCCGTCATGCTCGGCGTGTCCCTGCCCTGGCGGCTGCCGCCCCGCCTGCTGAACCTCACCCTGGCCGACCCCGCCGTCCCGCTCGCCGCGGTGGGCATGATCGTCTGCGGCGCGGGCCTGGTGGCCCTCGCCGTCGTGCCCGGCCGTCCCCGTCTCGTGCCCCTGCGGTGTGCGGACCCGCTGCTCGCGATGGGCCTGACCCGTGTCGGGCTGCGCCGCACGCTCATCTCCTCGGCGCGGGAGGTCGAGGACGTCCGGCGCGCCAACGTGCACATCCTCCGCGGCCGGATCGAGGTCACCGTGGTCACCGGTACGGCGCGGACCGGGGCGGTGCTGCGCGAGGTCGGCGCGGCCGTGGGCGACCGGCTGGCCGGCCTCGGCGTCCAGGCCCGCCACGAGGTGGTCGTACGGCTCCGGGGGAGGGGAAACTGA
- a CDS encoding L-serine ammonia-lyase, translating to MAISVFDLFKVGIGPSSSHTGGPMAAAHRFARGLHEDGLLEKVTRVEAVLYGSLGLTGKGHGSDKAVLLGLSGDKPELVDVDTADERLAAMRASGTVTLHGLREIPFVVGEHLVFERKVSLPHHPNGMRFTAYADDAVLREKVYYSVGGGFVVDENATGADRIKPDDTALPYPFTTGRELLAHCAETGLSISGLMMENEQAFGRTPEEIRARLLHLWSVMAECVRRGTTREGVLPGGLKVRRRAHQLHRKLQGEAEGADPLRAMDWITLFALAVNEENAAGGRVVTAPTNGAAGIIPAVLSYYLRFLPGAGEDGVVRFLLTAGAIGVLFKENASISGAEVGCQGEVGSACSMAAAGLTEALGGTPEQVENAAEIGIEHNLGLTCDPIGGLVQIPCIERNAVASIKAVTAARIALRGDGRHFVPLDKAIKTMRDTGRDMLDKYKETSRGGLAVNVIEC from the coding sequence ATGGCGATCAGCGTCTTCGACCTGTTCAAGGTGGGGATCGGGCCGTCCAGCTCGCACACGGGCGGCCCGATGGCCGCGGCGCACAGGTTCGCCCGCGGGCTGCACGAGGACGGGCTGCTGGAGAAGGTCACCCGGGTCGAGGCCGTCCTGTACGGCTCGCTCGGGCTGACCGGCAAGGGCCACGGCAGCGACAAGGCGGTCCTGCTCGGCCTGTCCGGCGACAAGCCCGAACTGGTCGACGTCGACACCGCCGACGAACGGCTGGCCGCGATGCGGGCGAGCGGCACCGTGACGCTGCACGGCCTCCGGGAGATCCCGTTCGTCGTCGGCGAGCACCTCGTCTTCGAGCGCAAGGTGTCGCTCCCCCACCACCCGAACGGCATGCGGTTCACGGCGTACGCCGACGACGCCGTGCTGCGCGAGAAGGTGTACTACTCGGTCGGCGGCGGCTTCGTGGTGGACGAGAACGCCACCGGCGCCGACCGGATCAAGCCCGACGACACGGCGCTGCCGTACCCCTTCACGACCGGGCGGGAACTGCTCGCGCACTGCGCGGAGACCGGCCTGTCGATCTCCGGGCTCATGATGGAGAACGAGCAGGCCTTCGGCCGTACGCCGGAGGAGATCCGGGCCCGCCTGCTGCACCTGTGGTCGGTCATGGCCGAGTGCGTGCGACGCGGCACCACCCGCGAGGGCGTCCTGCCCGGCGGGCTCAAGGTGCGGCGCCGGGCGCACCAGCTCCACCGCAAGCTGCAGGGCGAGGCCGAGGGGGCCGACCCGCTGCGGGCGATGGACTGGATCACGCTGTTCGCGCTGGCCGTGAACGAGGAGAACGCGGCGGGCGGCCGGGTCGTCACCGCCCCCACCAACGGCGCCGCCGGGATCATCCCGGCCGTCCTCTCCTACTACCTGCGGTTCCTGCCGGGCGCCGGCGAGGACGGCGTCGTCCGGTTCCTGCTCACCGCGGGCGCGATCGGCGTGCTGTTCAAGGAGAACGCCTCCATCTCCGGCGCGGAGGTCGGCTGTCAGGGCGAGGTCGGCTCCGCCTGCTCGATGGCCGCTGCGGGCCTCACCGAGGCCCTCGGCGGCACCCCCGAGCAGGTGGAGAACGCGGCGGAGATCGGCATCGAGCACAACCTCGGTCTGACCTGCGACCCGATCGGCGGCCTGGTCCAGATCCCGTGCATCGAGCGCAACGCGGTCGCCTCGATCAAGGCGGTGACCGCCGCGCGCATCGCGCTGCGCGGCGACGGCCGGCACTTCGTGCCGCTCGACAAGGCCATCAAGACGATGCGCGACACGGGCCGGGACATGCTCGACAAATACAAGGAGACCTCGCGCGGCGGCCTCGCCGTCAACGTCATCGAATGCTGA
- the gcvH gene encoding glycine cleavage system protein GcvH, with product MSTIPEDLSYTKEHEWVAGIDDGLTVTVGITAYAAGQLGDVVYVQVPEAGTTVAAGDAVGEVESTKSVSDIFAPVAGEIVETNAAVVDDPSLVNTDPYGDGWLFRVRLEGEPEDLLSAAEYGTLTSGES from the coding sequence GTGAGCACCATTCCCGAGGACCTGAGCTACACCAAGGAGCACGAGTGGGTGGCCGGGATCGATGACGGCCTCACCGTGACGGTGGGCATCACGGCGTACGCCGCCGGACAGCTCGGCGACGTGGTCTACGTGCAGGTGCCGGAGGCGGGCACGACGGTGGCGGCCGGTGACGCGGTCGGCGAGGTCGAGTCGACCAAGTCCGTGAGCGACATCTTCGCCCCGGTCGCCGGCGAGATCGTCGAGACCAACGCCGCCGTCGTGGACGACCCCTCCCTAGTTAACACCGACCCCTACGGCGACGGCTGGCTGTTCCGCGTACGCCTGGAGGGGGAGCCGGAGGACCTGCTGTCCGCCGCCGAGTACGGCACGCTCACCTCCGGCGAGTCCTGA
- the gcvT gene encoding glycine cleavage system aminomethyltransferase GcvT, translated as MSRSTPLRGVHERLGATLTDFAGWQMPLRYGSESAEHNAVRTAAGLFDLSHMGEIFVTGPQAGEALDHALVGHLSILGPGRARYTMIVNEDGCILDDLIVYRLDEDRYMVVANASNYAVAARELAARSEGYDARVTDRSDEYALVAVQGPRAAEILRGLTDADVDGLKYYAILPGVVAGAPAMIARTGYTGEDGFELFVLNEHAVPLWDALAEAGRDLGLVPAGLSARDTLRLEAGMPLYGNELTSSATPFDAGLGRVVRFDKPGDFVGRSALERAARNGATRRLVGLVARGRRVPRHGYPVTREGAVVGEVTSGAPSQSLGKPIAMAYVTEDALREGGLTVGIRGSHEPVDVVDLPFYRRSK; from the coding sequence ATGTCCCGATCCACCCCGCTCCGCGGGGTTCACGAACGCCTTGGCGCGACCCTGACCGACTTCGCCGGATGGCAGATGCCGTTGCGGTACGGCAGCGAGTCGGCCGAGCACAACGCGGTGCGCACGGCCGCGGGGCTGTTCGACCTGTCCCACATGGGGGAGATCTTCGTCACCGGCCCGCAGGCGGGCGAGGCGCTCGACCACGCGCTGGTGGGCCACCTGAGCATCCTCGGCCCCGGCCGCGCCCGTTACACGATGATCGTGAACGAGGACGGCTGCATCCTCGACGACCTCATCGTCTACCGCCTCGACGAGGACCGGTACATGGTCGTCGCCAATGCCTCCAACTACGCCGTCGCGGCGCGCGAGCTGGCCGCCCGGTCCGAGGGGTACGACGCGCGGGTGACGGACCGGTCCGACGAGTACGCGCTGGTGGCCGTGCAGGGGCCGCGCGCCGCCGAGATCCTGCGCGGGCTGACCGACGCGGACGTCGACGGCCTGAAGTACTACGCCATCCTCCCCGGTGTCGTCGCCGGGGCGCCCGCCATGATCGCGCGGACGGGCTACACCGGCGAGGACGGCTTCGAGCTGTTCGTCCTCAACGAGCACGCCGTACCCCTGTGGGACGCGCTCGCCGAGGCGGGCCGCGACCTCGGGCTCGTCCCCGCCGGGCTGTCGGCCCGCGACACGCTGCGCCTGGAGGCCGGCATGCCGCTCTACGGCAACGAGCTGACCTCCTCGGCCACCCCGTTCGACGCCGGTCTCGGCCGGGTCGTCCGCTTCGACAAGCCGGGCGACTTCGTGGGCCGGTCCGCCCTGGAGCGGGCCGCGCGGAACGGCGCCACGCGGCGGCTGGTCGGGCTGGTCGCCCGCGGCCGCCGGGTGCCCCGCCACGGCTATCCCGTCACCCGGGAGGGCGCCGTCGTCGGCGAGGTGACCAGCGGCGCGCCGTCGCAGTCCCTCGGCAAGCCGATCGCCATGGCGTACGTCACCGAGGACGCCCTCCGCGAGGGCGGCCTGACGGTCGGCATCCGGGGCAGCCATGAACCGGTCGACGTCGTCGATCTGCCTTTCTACAGGAGGAGCAAGTGA
- a CDS encoding AfsR/SARP family transcriptional regulator: protein MNDRGDAIAGLAARHRQLLALLVLNPNIALHRDKLTGLLWNGRPTISAPRNLTTYVAQVRRRLSPRDPGLSPVRTVKGGYLLSVRPGSVDVAEFNQWAAQGRIARENGDYHNAARLFENALRLWRGDALLDVRQIDGLRAWAERLDEDRRAVTEDLFDVRLALGHHREIVGGLAQWATRHPLRERPHRQLMLALHRSGRTHDASASYQRLRRTLVDRLGTEPSPDTQALHQRILTGDALNAFPARGHTTPRGVTPSAN, encoded by the coding sequence ATGAACGACCGAGGAGACGCCATCGCCGGCCTCGCCGCGCGACATCGGCAGCTCCTGGCGCTGCTCGTGCTCAATCCGAATATCGCGCTACACCGGGACAAGCTCACCGGACTCCTGTGGAATGGCCGTCCCACCATTTCAGCGCCGCGCAATCTTACCACCTACGTCGCACAGGTGCGGCGGCGGCTCTCCCCCCGCGATCCCGGCCTTTCTCCGGTCCGTACGGTGAAGGGCGGATACCTTCTTTCCGTCCGGCCCGGGTCCGTGGACGTCGCAGAATTCAACCAATGGGCGGCGCAGGGCAGAATCGCTCGCGAGAATGGCGATTACCACAATGCGGCGCGGTTGTTCGAGAACGCGCTGCGCCTGTGGCGGGGCGACGCCCTCCTCGATGTGCGGCAGATCGACGGGCTCCGCGCGTGGGCCGAACGGCTCGACGAGGACCGGCGCGCGGTGACCGAGGACCTCTTCGACGTACGGCTGGCGCTCGGGCACCACCGCGAGATCGTCGGCGGCCTGGCCCAGTGGGCGACCCGGCACCCGCTGCGCGAACGCCCCCACCGGCAGCTCATGCTGGCCCTGCACCGGTCGGGCCGGACCCATGACGCCTCGGCCTCCTACCAGCGGCTGCGCCGCACCCTGGTCGACCGCCTCGGCACCGAGCCGTCCCCTGACACCCAGGCCCTCCACCAGCGGATCCTCACCGGCGACGCCTTGAACGCCTTTCCCGCCCGCGGCCACACAACCCCGAGGGGGGTCACTCCGAGCGCAAATTAG
- the tnpC gene encoding IS66 family transposase, with translation MSSSPAAKPSYDELAALVVRLSDALDKANGRIAELEARLGPNSDNSSKPPSSDGLAKPAPRSLRKGGQRKPGRPKGTPGATLAQVERPDKWERHEPKQCRGCGDGLAGAPEVGMEKRQVFDIPPIKVQVTEHQLVERRCCDCGVVTKGTAPAGVTAPVQYGSRITAIIVYLYVGQFLSKDRTAQALADLFGVPVTGGTVLSMTARAATRLDGFLARGVEQIAAAPVAHFDETGFRVEGKLHWVHSASTGTWSLITVHRKRGTAAMDAAGVLPAFTGVAVHDAWAPYDTYTDATHALCNAHLLRELQQVIDTTPEGEWCWAEQATDALLQMKVLVEAAIEAGGLKHLDQVALAEQARLWRSAAAIGRHDTRSRTGKLMKKHHALATRMLDRQDDYLRFTRDELVSFDNNPAEREIRMIKLRQKVSGCLRTLAGAEQFCAIRSYLATARKHGVNFFHALTELAEGYPWLPEATPALALLSGTREPAGNSPLATAA, from the coding sequence GTGTCCAGTTCCCCCGCCGCCAAGCCGTCGTACGACGAGTTGGCGGCGTTGGTGGTACGGCTGAGCGACGCGCTGGACAAGGCGAATGGGCGAATAGCTGAGCTGGAAGCCCGGCTGGGGCCGAACTCGGACAACTCCTCCAAGCCGCCGAGCTCGGATGGGCTGGCCAAGCCCGCGCCCAGGTCGCTGCGTAAGGGCGGGCAGCGTAAGCCCGGTCGTCCGAAAGGAACGCCTGGAGCGACGCTCGCGCAGGTCGAACGCCCCGACAAGTGGGAGCGGCACGAGCCGAAGCAGTGCCGGGGCTGCGGGGACGGCCTGGCCGGTGCGCCCGAGGTCGGCATGGAAAAGCGGCAGGTCTTCGACATCCCGCCGATCAAGGTGCAGGTGACCGAGCATCAGTTGGTCGAGCGGCGGTGCTGCGACTGCGGCGTCGTCACCAAGGGCACCGCGCCCGCGGGTGTGACCGCGCCGGTGCAGTACGGCTCCCGGATCACTGCGATCATCGTGTACTTGTACGTCGGGCAGTTCCTGTCCAAGGATCGCACTGCTCAGGCGCTGGCCGACCTGTTCGGTGTCCCGGTGACCGGCGGCACTGTGCTGTCGATGACCGCCCGGGCTGCCACCCGGTTGGATGGTTTCCTGGCCCGCGGCGTTGAACAGATCGCCGCCGCGCCGGTCGCGCACTTCGACGAGACCGGGTTCCGCGTCGAGGGCAAGCTGCACTGGGTGCACTCGGCCTCCACCGGCACGTGGAGTCTGATCACCGTGCACCGCAAGCGTGGCACCGCCGCGATGGACGCCGCCGGGGTGCTGCCGGCCTTCACCGGGGTCGCGGTCCACGACGCCTGGGCGCCCTACGACACCTACACCGACGCCACGCACGCTCTTTGTAACGCTCATCTACTGCGCGAGTTGCAGCAGGTCATCGACACCACCCCCGAAGGTGAGTGGTGCTGGGCCGAGCAGGCCACCGACGCGCTGCTGCAGATGAAGGTCCTGGTCGAGGCTGCGATCGAGGCCGGCGGGCTGAAGCATCTGGACCAGGTCGCGCTGGCGGAGCAGGCCCGGCTGTGGCGATCGGCAGCTGCGATCGGCAGACACGACACCCGTTCCCGGACTGGCAAGCTGATGAAGAAACACCACGCGCTGGCCACGCGGATGCTGGATCGGCAAGACGACTACCTGCGGTTCACCCGCGACGAACTCGTCTCGTTCGACAACAATCCCGCGGAGCGCGAGATCCGGATGATCAAGCTGCGGCAGAAGGTCTCCGGTTGCCTGCGCACTCTGGCCGGGGCCGAGCAGTTCTGCGCAATCCGCAGTTATCTGGCCACCGCCCGCAAGCACGGCGTCAACTTCTTCCACGCCCTCACCGAACTCGCCGAGGGATACCCCTGGCTGCCCGAGGCCACCCCGGCGCTCGCACTTCTCAGCGGAACCCGGGAACCCGCCGGCAACTCGCCGCTGGCTACCGCAGCCTGA
- a CDS encoding RHS repeat-associated core domain-containing protein — protein sequence MVATAADSNSATGVDSYAEQTEYGLDRAVNTSDRYEWLGGAQRASDTVADIVLMGVRLYNPATGRFLRIDLVVGGNANAYDYGIGDPANKYDISGMESGHQDGWTPSGLTVEVCA from the coding sequence GTGGTCGCCACCGCCGCCGATAGCAATAGCGCAACCGGAGTGGACAGCTACGCCGAACAGACCGAATATGGCCTGGATCGTGCTGTTAACACCAGCGACCGCTACGAATGGCTGGGAGGCGCCCAACGAGCCAGCGACACCGTCGCCGACATCGTCCTTATGGGCGTCCGCCTCTACAACCCAGCCACCGGCCGCTTCCTTCGAATCGACCTCGTCGTCGGCGGCAACGCCAACGCCTATGATTACGGGATCGGAGACCCGGCCAACAAATACGACATATCTGGCATGGAATCCGGTCACCAGGATGGGTGGACGCCTTCTGGGCTGACGGTGGAAGTCTGCGCATGA
- a CDS encoding gamma-glutamyl-gamma-aminobutyrate hydrolase family protein — MSRPVIGVTCYVEPARFTVWDMPAALLPYMYVDHVVRAGGQPVILPPAGEPAALAGRLDGLIIAGGGDIDPARYGAAPAEQTGYIRNFRDDAEFGLMSAALAAGLPFLGICRGLQVLNVALGGTLHQHLPAVVDHTGHSPAPGVFGRLPVRLSPSLAKVYGDEELAPAHYHHQAIDRLADGLEVTARSDDGTIEAVEVTGAAFALAVQWHPEADEDGPLFHALVEAAGTRS; from the coding sequence ATGTCCCGTCCGGTCATCGGCGTCACCTGCTACGTGGAGCCGGCTCGGTTCACCGTGTGGGACATGCCGGCGGCGCTGCTGCCGTACATGTACGTCGACCACGTCGTGCGGGCGGGCGGGCAGCCGGTCATCCTGCCCCCCGCCGGGGAGCCCGCCGCGCTGGCCGGCCGTCTCGACGGGCTGATCATCGCGGGCGGGGGCGACATCGACCCCGCCCGGTACGGAGCCGCCCCGGCCGAGCAGACCGGCTACATCCGGAACTTTCGGGACGACGCCGAGTTCGGACTGATGAGCGCCGCACTGGCGGCCGGGCTGCCGTTCCTGGGCATCTGCCGGGGCCTGCAGGTGCTCAACGTGGCGCTCGGCGGCACCCTCCACCAGCACCTTCCCGCGGTCGTGGACCACACCGGCCACTCCCCCGCCCCCGGAGTGTTCGGCCGCCTCCCCGTACGGCTCTCGCCGTCGCTGGCCAAGGTCTACGGCGACGAGGAGTTGGCCCCGGCGCACTACCACCACCAGGCGATCGACCGCCTGGCCGACGGCCTGGAGGTCACCGCCCGCTCGGACGACGGCACGATCGAGGCCGTCGAAGTCACCGGCGCGGCGTTCGCCCTCGCCGTCCAGTGGCACCCCGAGGCCGACGAAGACGGCCCCCTGTTCCACGCCTTGGTCGAGGCCGCCGGAACCCGCTCCTGA
- a CDS encoding 3-oxoacyl-ACP reductase, whose amino-acid sequence MQRLQDRVAVITGAGSGIGLATARRFAEEGAKVVVADLDEAAGAKAADEVGGLFVRVDVANDDDVARMYRTAAEEFGGVDIAFNNAGISPPDDDSILETGIDAWRRVQEVNLTSVYLCCKHVIPYMRRQGKGSIINTASFVAVLGSATSQISYTASKGGVLAMSRELGVQFAREGIRVNALCPGPVDTPLLRELFAKDPERAQRRLVHVPIGRFARAEEIAAAVAFLASDDASFITASEFLVDGGISGAYVTPL is encoded by the coding sequence ATGCAGCGTTTGCAGGACCGCGTCGCCGTCATCACCGGGGCGGGCAGCGGCATCGGGCTGGCCACCGCCCGCCGGTTCGCCGAGGAGGGCGCGAAGGTCGTGGTCGCCGACCTCGACGAGGCGGCCGGCGCCAAGGCCGCCGACGAGGTGGGCGGCCTGTTCGTCCGGGTCGACGTGGCGAACGACGACGACGTGGCCCGGATGTACCGGACCGCGGCCGAGGAGTTCGGCGGCGTGGACATCGCGTTCAACAACGCGGGCATCTCCCCGCCCGACGACGACTCGATCCTGGAGACCGGGATCGACGCGTGGCGGCGGGTGCAGGAGGTCAACCTCACCAGCGTGTACCTGTGCTGCAAGCACGTGATCCCGTACATGCGGCGCCAGGGCAAGGGGTCGATCATCAACACCGCGTCGTTCGTCGCGGTGCTGGGCTCGGCCACCTCGCAGATCTCCTACACCGCCTCCAAGGGCGGAGTGCTCGCGATGAGCCGGGAACTGGGCGTCCAGTTCGCCCGTGAGGGCATCCGGGTCAACGCGCTGTGCCCCGGGCCGGTGGACACCCCGCTGCTGCGGGAACTGTTCGCCAAGGACCCCGAGCGCGCCCAGCGCCGTCTCGTCCACGTGCCGATCGGCCGCTTCGCACGGGCCGAGGAGATCGCCGCGGCGGTCGCGTTCCTCGCCTCCGACGACGCGTCGTTCATCACCGCCTCGGAGTTCCTGGTCGACGGCGGCATCTCCGGCGCGTACGTCACCCCGCTGTAG
- a CDS encoding aldehyde dehydrogenase family protein yields MADAAEVDRAVERAVRAFPAWRAVAPGDRARLLRRFARIVEEHAEELARLEITGAGHTVGNARWEAGNVRDVLDFYAGAPERDHGRQIPVAGGVDVTFAEPLGVVGIIVPWNFPMVIMTWGVAPALAAGNTVIVKPAEWTPLTALRLAELALEAGLPEGVLQVVPGEGEVAGARLVEHPDVRKIVFTGSTEVGKLIGAKAAKQVKRVTLELGGKSANIVFADSDLSRAAESAPMAVFDNSGQDCCARSRILVERSVHDDFLARLTEAVREVKVGDPNDPASQMGPLISAEHRERVASFVTEADVYARGSCPGGPGYWFPPTVLAGSSSESFRRAFTEEIFGPVVTVVPFEDEADAVRIANDTAYGLSGSIWTRDVGRALRVARAVEAGNLSVNSHSSVRYWTPFGGFKQSGLGRELGPDALSAFTETKNVFISTE; encoded by the coding sequence ATGGCGGACGCCGCCGAGGTGGACCGCGCCGTCGAGCGGGCCGTACGGGCCTTCCCCGCCTGGCGGGCGGTCGCGCCCGGCGACCGGGCCCGGCTGCTGCGCCGCTTCGCGCGAATCGTGGAGGAGCACGCGGAGGAACTGGCGCGGCTGGAGATCACCGGCGCCGGGCACACCGTGGGCAACGCGCGCTGGGAGGCGGGCAACGTCCGCGACGTGCTCGACTTCTACGCGGGCGCGCCCGAGCGCGACCACGGCAGGCAGATCCCGGTGGCGGGCGGGGTGGACGTCACCTTCGCCGAGCCGCTGGGCGTGGTCGGGATCATCGTGCCGTGGAACTTCCCGATGGTCATCATGACCTGGGGGGTCGCCCCGGCCCTGGCCGCCGGCAACACGGTGATCGTGAAGCCCGCCGAGTGGACGCCGCTGACCGCGCTGCGGCTGGCCGAGCTCGCCCTGGAGGCCGGGCTGCCGGAGGGAGTGCTCCAGGTCGTCCCCGGCGAGGGGGAGGTCGCGGGAGCCCGCCTCGTCGAGCACCCGGACGTACGGAAGATCGTGTTCACCGGCTCGACCGAGGTCGGGAAGCTGATCGGCGCCAAGGCCGCCAAGCAGGTGAAGCGGGTCACGCTGGAGCTGGGCGGCAAGAGCGCCAACATCGTCTTCGCCGACTCCGACCTCTCCCGGGCGGCGGAGTCCGCCCCGATGGCGGTCTTCGACAACTCCGGCCAGGACTGCTGCGCCCGCTCGCGCATCCTGGTGGAGCGGTCCGTCCACGACGACTTCCTCGCGCGGCTCACCGAGGCCGTACGCGAGGTGAAGGTCGGTGACCCGAACGACCCGGCGTCGCAGATGGGCCCGCTGATCAGCGCCGAGCACCGGGAGCGGGTCGCTTCGTTCGTCACCGAGGCGGACGTGTACGCGCGGGGGTCGTGCCCGGGCGGGCCGGGCTACTGGTTCCCGCCCACGGTGCTCGCCGGGTCGTCCTCGGAGTCCTTCCGGCGGGCCTTCACCGAGGAGATCTTCGGGCCGGTGGTCACCGTCGTGCCGTTCGAGGACGAGGCCGACGCGGTGCGGATCGCCAACGACACGGCGTACGGCCTGTCGGGGTCGATCTGGACCCGCGACGTGGGCCGGGCGCTGCGCGTGGCGCGGGCCGTCGAGGCGGGCAACCTGTCGGTCAACTCTCACTCCAGCGTCCGCTACTGGACCCCCTTCGGCGGCTTCAAGCAGTCGGGCCTGGGCCGCGAGCTCGGCCCCGACGCCCTGTCCGCCTTCACCGAGACCAAGAACGTCTTCATCTCCACGGAGTAG